DNA from Strigops habroptila isolate Jane chromosome 2, bStrHab1.2.pri, whole genome shotgun sequence:
tatatatttatagagTGGAGTCACATTCTTCCCTAGGCAAAAGAGGTTGCActcctgccagctcctgtgGTATCACATGTTAGGTTTCCTGTATCaacttttgctttccctgtACTTGCTGCCTTTTAAACACAGAATAccaaaaatacagataataCTCCACGGTTTGCTCTTTATTTCTAAAGTTTTTGCAGATGTTAAAAACCAGCCGATTTCTGATActttaaacaaaatgcagatAATGGTCACGTGCACCAAAATTGCCACAGGGAATCCATGAACTGGggaaaaataggggaaaaaatatagtGGAAGAAATGCCTCAAAGATTAGTCTTTGATTTCAAACACTGGTGTATTTTGAAGCTTGTTTTGAAAGCTTATAGGTCAGGTTGgatggtctagtggaaggtgtccctgcccatgacagggggttggaactagatggtctttaaggccccttccaacccaaaccagtctatgattctatagctTCATGAGTACAATGCCAGCACAGATGCCTGTAACAATTTATTTAGATTTCAATTTGCATGTGGGGATCTTAGGCCTATGAATCTGTTGCTTATTTTACAGTCCATGTGTTGCAGGCAAGTCTTATCTGtgtctcttcctttctctttttccccactATATTTTTTCATCATTCAAGAAGAAAAGTATCATTATTGGTGTTTTTATTGAATGGTCCTGGTGAAATGGCACTTAGGTGTATGCTTTCTGCAtgtaagaaatagaaatagtttTGATAACTGGAAAAAATCAGCTCGCTATAAATATGAATATGCCACCCTAAAGTTAGTGTTTGTGAAAAACTGGTAAAGGCAATCAATACTTTAAATGTCtgataaaacagatttaaaattaagGCACTGTTTTCACTTTGAAGCATGTCTGAATCAGTAGAACTTGAGCTTAAATGACAGTGaagacactttaaaaattaagaaaataaggTTACTGAAATCATATCAGTGCTGAATCCATTTAAGAGCAATTAGCAGCTGGGCTGCTTCCACAATGACGCttggaaaactgggaaaaataCACAATTGTGCTATGAGAAGCAAGTTGCATGCTGGCTATAGAGGTGTTTTCAAACCTGGGATAAACCATATTTTCAAGTATAGTAACAGTTACTTCATCATGTTTCAGTGCCAAGGTGAAGACTTTTCATGGCAGTCTTACACTGTATGGTCAAGGCTTTGAAATTCCAAAATCTGAAAGCATTGAAGAGTCAGACTGTAGATGCCAGGATGGCTGCTGATGGACATTGCACAAACTGCCACTTGATTCGCTATATGATTAAGGTGGTTCTGAATTCATGTGGTTTAAATGAAGCACTTTCCAAAGATGATTATCGGAACCAGGAAGAAAGTCCTAGTGTGAGATACTTCCTGAAAAAAACGTGGACTGAACATTAAACGCgtgaaatgcctttttatttgaCAGCATGTTCTCCCTCTTAACTATTGGCTTATCTCTATACACAAAAAACGTGTAAGAGTGGATACTCCTGTGAGGAGAAATGAACTAGAAGTATGGGATTCTTTAAAGGAGTCCAGGCTCTAATTTTAACTTACTGAAGATAACATCAACTCTTCataaattttgttcttttgtcaGATTTTCTCTCTAGGTTTAAAGCCCTCTGTTACTGTAAAATTACTGTTGGTTGCTCACTGTGTATAGTAACACCATTGCATCTTTTTGAAACAGTAGTTTTAAGGGCTAGGGTTTACTGAACTGGCGTCAAGTCTTTCTAATGTAACTAGAAGAATCTGACTGATGGGGGTAActtgttttgtcttcttcccTGCCTTCTCAGAATGACTGCCTTTTGCGTCATGAAACTTCTATGTCAAGCAACCAGAAACGAGCATAGATACGCAAAAAGATTCTGTGGTACTCTTCTGacacaaacacaacagaagAGGGTCTTCTCTCCGTTCTGGATGGTGGTGTCTGACCCTACAAAGTCAGTGGTGTTTGGACTTACACAAGCATTTTGTACAGCTGAAAAATCTCCCaaggaactgaaaagaaaaacgGCATTTGGAAGTGTTGGGCGAAGAATTCCCTATCGGATATTGCACGTCATCAACCAGGATGGAGAGAGCTTAGGAAACATGCACCGAGCAGAGGCACTCAAACTTATGGATCAACATGACCTGAAACTAGTTCTCCTTCGTGAGAATGTAGAACCTCCTGTATATAGACTAATGACTGGGCAGCAGATTCACGAAGAACAGATGAAAcgtgcagagaagaaaaaatcaagTGCAAACCCAGGTATGTACATTGTCAACACTGCAGCACTGACAAATGTTGCATTAGAAGTGGTTTCAGCAGATGAAATCCTCTTACTTGCATTTGTATAAATCCAAAGCAATATCACTGCAGTCCACACTATTAAGGATTTGCAGTGGTGAAGATAACATTTTGGCTTAGACTAGTTTTCCATAGAGAAGCCTTCTGTTGCCTTCTCAGGATTTACTGTTTTGGCACcttctggcttttaaaaaaatatttatgtttaagTGACTATAACTGGACTCTGGTTCCATGACCCTCACCCAAGTCCTGTTCCTTTGAGGCACAAAATGACAGGCAGTTTTTACAAACTGAGCACGAGATACAACTATATAATTACAAAGGTTTG
Protein-coding regions in this window:
- the MTIF3 gene encoding translation initiation factor IF-3, mitochondrial isoform X1 codes for the protein MTAFCVMKLLCQATRNEHRYAKRFCGTLLTQTQQKRVFSPFWMVVSDPTKSVVFGLTQAFCTAEKSPKELKRKTAFGSVGRRIPYRILHVINQDGESLGNMHRAEALKLMDQHDLKLVLLRENVEPPVYRLMTGQQIHEEQMKRAEKKKSSANPGMVQKELSFSSTIAKNDLDTKTKQIAQWIEKKYHVKITIRQAKDSNADMFTLFDQILETVSDKATYLSKPKVTREGVSTCILRHMSDKELKAYQKMEKQRNSTEKKDEDLKSNELHP
- the MTIF3 gene encoding translation initiation factor IF-3, mitochondrial isoform X2, translating into MTAFCVMKLLCQATRNEHRYAKRFCGTLLTQTQQKRVFSPFWMVVSDPTKSVVFGLTQAFCTAEKSPKELKRKTAFGSVGRRIPYRILHVINQDGESLGNMHRAEALKLMDQHDLKLVLLRENVEPPVYRLMTGQQIHEEQMKRAEKKKSSTKSGMVQKELSFSSTIAKNDLDTKTKQIAQWIEKKYHVKITIRQAKDSNADMFTLFDQILETVSDKATYLSKPKVTREGVSTCILRHMSDKELKAYQKMEKQRNSTEKKDEDLKSNELHP